The DNA region CAAAGTTAAACTAAAACCTAAACAGAGATACTATCAACAGACCCTACAGTCTACATACCAATCAGATACTAAACGTTAACAGAAACTACAGTCTAAACAGAGATGCTAAACCTTAATCAACCAGAAACTACAACCTAGAAACACTAATGAACAGAAACTAAATTGTAGCCAGTCGATTGCTTCAAAGGCATAGTCTTCAACCTTAAGACTCTGTTAAGAGTTCTCTTAAACTGTTGGGCCTTTGTCGGAAAAAACCTCAACTTCAGAGGCTTCTTATCTGCAACAGCAAGAGCGTCCTTAGTTGGTTTCTTCTTGAAACTTGTTCGTCTGACTCTCAACTTCAACAGCTTCAATAGAAACGAGCTTCTTGTCTTGTCCACCGTATTTTTCACCTCTTCTTCAACTTCAGGACGAGGCAAAAACTGATGAGACAACAACTCATAAGCGCTTCCTCTGTCCTCAGGGTCACTAGAGAAGCACGTTTCGATAAAGGCCTTAGCATCGGAAGGCAAACACTCTGGTATATATGGAGCTTCACCACAGATGAGAAGAGTAGCGATATCATCTAGTTCAATGCCTTGCCAAGGAAACACACCCGTGTACATCTCCTGCACCAAACACCCCAACGACCACAAATCAAGAGACTTGTTGGCCACGCCATCACGGACAGACTCAGGCGGCATGTAGATGGGAGTCCCCACCCACGGATAATCAGTTTCCCAGAACAGAGGAACCTCTCCGACCTCCAACGAGTTGCCAAAATCAGAAATCTTGATCTCGTACGATGTTGAATCTTGtctcaaagaagaagaagggaagaCAAGTAAATTGTCTGGTTTGAGGTCACAATGAACATAACCATGTCCGTGAATCGAGACCAAACCTTCAAGAATCATCCGCGTGAAATCTTTAATCAATGGCTCCGGCAACTTTCTGTCGGGGTAACGATCCAAGAAAGCGTTTAAGCTACCTTCAGAGGCGTACTCGAGTTGCAGTCTGTGGACTTTGTTACCGTGATTGCTTAGACCTTGTTGAAGAGAGTCTCCAAGACACGTAATGATCCTGGGACATCCCCTGAGTTTGAGAAGAATCTCTAACTCTCTTCGGAGACTGTCGTAGTCTGCGTCGTAAGAGTTCTTGACGGCGGAGAGAAACGAAGAGCCGTCGTCGGGATTAGTGTAGCGGACTAGGTTAACGTAACCGTAAGCGCCTTCTCCAAGAAACTTGACGTATTCTTCGTTGGACTGCTGCATCTTTTCGATCGGAATTGGTTTTCTAGGGTTTCGAAAAAGAATCGCTCAGAAAAGAAATCGCAAAAGAGcctttttagggttttgaaacTGAATCGCAACGGAGAAAACAAAGCGTAAAGAAAATCGTGGAAGCCAAGGAGAAGAGGTATGAGAGTCTTTTCTAGATTTGGGTTCAGTTGGCTTTTTAGGGTTTCGGAAAAGAATCGCTCAGAAAAAGGAATTGCAAAaaagaaattagggtttcgagGATTGAATCGCAGTGGAGAAGCAAAAAGAAAGTGGAGCGAAGGACAGGAGGTGTGAGAGTCTTTTATAGATTTGGGGTTCAGATTAGTCGGTCCACAGACACGAAAAAAAGGAAATTGGAGTTAGATAATTTCCTTTTCTGactttactaaaaaaaaaaaatttgaagcccccagagaaaataaaaaatcttaacGAATCTGACGGTTTAAACAATCTGAACGTTAGCGTAAcattaaacaaacaaatttcacagccgtttttttttttgataaagttcATAGCCGTTTTTGTCATCAGAAGAGCCGTTTTTGTCATCAGAAGAAATTAATTTCGTATTTTAGcagttataagaaaaaaaattagtactttaatttttggattagttgtttctttatattttcaaacacTTACTGATATGggatattttcatatttctggttttgttttcgtaaaaatatatttatagttaatctaaaaataaataattatacaattttttataaaatatataaatctatagaATTaggttattgatttttttagtgTAATACACATGAACTATTACTATATTTCAATcatattactaaaaatataaactacttaaatgaaattatttatgtCACAATAACTAAATGAAATATCACAATTTTTAGAGCATCAGCGCCGGTAAGAGAAAAGCGATAGCGCCGGAGATAGCGCCGGCGGCAACATGGCGCATCACATGGCCGTTAGAGCCGGCGAGGAGAAGCTTCAGGCGAGGATCAAAGGGACTGCGATTGTGCATCCAGCTTTCTGGGGGAAAGAACCGATCGACGAGCTTGATGTGCAAGACAGAGAAGCTAGGAGGCGAGTTGCGGAAGTTTGGGAGAAATTGGTTAGTCCGAATAGTGTGGATGGAGCGGACGACCCGTGGTTTAATGTAGTCGGATCCGGGTCGGATTTTTCTGATTTGGGATGTGAGAAGGTTTTGGTTGCGGTTGCTGGGAAGGATGTGTTTGTGAGGCAAGGTTTGGGGTACGCGGAGAAGGTGAAGAGGAGTGGGTGGAGAGGAGATGTGGAGGTgatggaggaggaagatgaagatcaTTGCTTTCATCTCTTGAACCCTGGTTCTGAAAATGCTCCAAGGTTCATGAACAAGTTTGTCGAGTTTGTTACAGGTTGAAGAGATGTTTCTTGACTTCAGAGTATTGATGCCAATAAAATTTCATGTCTTAAAGACTGAAAGGGTCAAATGAATAATCCATTCTTAGAATCTTTAACTTGGTTATGCAAGTATATTTACGAAATAAAATGCATTAGTTACTGATCAATGAATGTTCAAAACATGAGAAATTAAACAAATCAAATCCCCGTATTAGGAACTTTGCGGTAAGCTATCACGTAGATATACTCCACTCGGTAAGTTTATCAATATATGGACTTGTAGTCCAATTGTAATTGCCGTAGAAAAGTCACTAACACACTTTCGTCTCAACTCTCGAATATACAAACACATACATGATGGTTACCTAACAAAGTATTACACACCAAAAGCCTATATTGTCATCAAACAATGCAATTTAGTCTGCAAATTGTTTTGTGAAAGGAACAAACTGAATAAAATCATCTGTTTTAGCTAAAGAAAAGGTTTTGACTTTATCACAGAAATTTTTTGAATGGAAGGGAAGTGAAATGTTTTGTCGAATTTAACGTTGGCTGCAACTTTTGTTGATCCATTGGCATGATCATTAGCAGACTACAGAAAAGAAAATGGTGGAAAAAGTAAATATCAATTGGGGGAGAAGAACGGTTTACGTCCTAActgaaaaaaatggaaaaaagttGAGGTCCAAATTGGGAGCCGGCTTATTGGGTCATAGTGGGCTCAGAAGGCCACGGCCCGTTATCCTTCCACCGTCAAGACCGGGAGGTGGACGCTGCTCTGTGAAACCAGCCTCACGCAGTCTCCTCCGCTCTAAGAGTGTCTAAACCACAAGCCTTCGCTCGAgtccaaacactaaactcccGACTTGGAATGGGCAGGCCAGAAGATAGCCCATCCAAACCCAGCCCAAAGAGATCGGCCCAATGTCCCACCAACTCGTAGTCTCCACTTGGATTACAAGCCCGCGTTACGAAGCTCGACGTATAGTAAAAGTGTGCTAAACGTATATATACAACGAGCAAAAGTTTGGTTCctccgatgtgggactttactagctaaaataataacatctaactccctttttttttttgaacacgaCATCTAACTCCCTAAAACGAGCTTTGTTCTTCGTTTTGAGCTTTTCCTTCAATCGATCCGTTTCATCCTTCGATTTGATTTTCTGAATCGTTTGATATGTTTTATTCATCTCTTCtgttcattcttcttcttcgtggTTCTGATGGTTTATTGCAGGTTTTGTTTCCGTTTGAAGATAAAGTCAGAGTTGATGATGTTCTGGAACTAGTTATCTGTGATAGTGATTCATTTCGACATTTTGGAATGTAGATAGCTCTGAGCAGAATCTTGATTGTGTGGTGCTCGTTGCTAAGAAATTTCTTTCTCCATCCATGATTTTGTGAAGGTTCTGCAGTTGATAAAGACTTCTTCTACCTTCTATCACACTGGCCTCTTCCTCACGCTACTGAATTTTTAAGACTGAGGAACAGTTTCTGTCACTCTTCTACTGGATTTTCATGAAAGTGTTGATTCACCAAGACAGGGGGAAGTTCTATGGTCAAGAAGGACCAACCAACCATAATTCTATGACTAGCTCTCAACTAACCATAACaccaaactttttttaaaacaaaacatttgcTTTCCACCACTTTCATGAGTCCGCTACATAACATTCTCTTCTTCTCAATAACAGACTCAAACATAGGAAACCAAATATACTCCAGTCGTTAATGTACTTTGAGGTTCCTGATTATGAAGCTGCCATAGCTAAGCTAACCCATCTCCCATAGCATCCACACGTTAGCTCAAAGAGCTGCCAATATGCAAGACACATGATGAAAGATTaatttttgatgaaaaaaataataataaaaaggacGTGGTTGTAGCAGCTTTTGGAACCTTAGTTACATCTGTAGCTGTTAAGAATAAGTCGATGATTCTTGTCATGACTCACAACATTGAGATATAGTGGAGTAGTCAAAGAAACTCTAGTTTATATTTGTTGAATCTGTGGTCTTTTGGTAGTCTCTAGTACTCTTGTATTAGCCTAATGCGTAATGCATTCCCTCAACACTTTCCGTTGCAACAAAACTTAGAGCCACGTTTTATGATCTATATCTGGAAACAATTTGAATAAATTCCAATAGTTGCGCAAAGATCCATGGCTCTCTTATCTGTATATGAATAAACACATATAGACAGATCAAACCGGACTAGAAAGTTTTCAAATAAAGGgaactttgtttgtttgttttttgacGAACGACTTTGTTTGTTGTTAGGTTGTAAAAGCTTGTTCCAATTTTGGTTTGTTTAGGGTTGAAGATGAAAAGCAAATGAGAGCATTCATCAATCGTTTTTTTCAAGTGTATTAGGATTCCCAAAGTTAAGAGATGCTTCTCGGTTGCTTACAACAGTAAAAAAAGATTGAGAATGGAGTTTGCAGAAAGAACCATGTATAGCGAGAAattcaaaatgaaaagaaatattttattgacATTTGACGGTTATAATGACGTAGCATACATATTTGAGACCTGAGATACTAGACGTTGATGCATAGAAACTACATACTAAACGTTAATGAACAGAAACTACATACTAAACAGAGATACTACCACCTAACCGAACAGAATCAACATACTACACGTTAATGTTGTAACGAGACAAGAGAATGTACAAACTAAACAGAGATACTAAAAGTCAATCAACAGAAACTTGCATACTTAACTTTAATATGAACAGTCTAAAACCGAGATACTAAAAGTTAACCAACAGAAACTAAAGCCTAAACAGAGATACTATCAACATACCCTACAGTCTGCATACTAATCAGATACTAAACGTTAACCGAAACTACAACCCTAAACAGAGAAACTAAAACACTAATGAACAGAAACTAAATTGAAGTCAGACGATTTCTTCATGGGAATAGCCTTCAACCTCAAGACCTTGTTCAGAGTTCTCTTGAACTGTTGGGCCTTTGTGGGGAAAAACCTCAACTTCAGAGGCTTCTTATCTGAAACAGCAAGAGCGTCCTTAGTTGGTTTCTTCCTCTTCAAACTTCTTCCCCTGATTCTCAACTTCAACAGCTTCAATAGAAACGAGCTTCTTGTCTTGTCCACcgttttcttctcctcttcttgaaCTTCAGGACGAGGCAAAAACGGATGAAACAACAACTCGTAAGCGCTTCCTCTGTCCTCAGGGTCACTTGAGAAGCACGTTTGGATAAAAGCCTTTGCATCTGAAGGTAAACACTCAGGTATCCATGGAGCTTCACCACAGATGAGAAGGGTAGCGATATCATCTAGTTCAATGCCTTCCCACGGAATCACACCCGTGTACATCTCCCGAACCAAACATCCCAACGACCACAAATCAAGAGACTTGTTGGCCACGCCATCACGGACAGACTCGGGAGGCATGTAGATCGGAGTCCCCACCCACGGAAAATCAGTTTCCCAGAAAAGAGGAACCTCTCCTACCTCCAGCGAGTTGCCAAAATCAGAGATCTTGATCTCGTAGGATGAATCTTGTCTCGAAGAAGAAGGGAAGACAAGCAAGTTATCTGGTTTGAGGTCACAATGAACATAACCATGTCCGTGAATCGAGACCAAACCTTCAAGAATCATCCGCGTGAAATCTTTAATCAACGGCTCTGGTAACTTTCTGTCGGCGTAACGATCCATGAAAGCGTTTAATCAAGTCAATGATTCTTGTCACGACTCACAACATTGAGATATTGTGGAGAAGTCAAAGAAACTCTAGGTTATATTCGTTGGATCTGTGGTCTTTTGGTAGTCTCCAGTACTCTTTTGTTAGCCTAGCCTAATGCTTTATATCTGGAAACGCAAAGGTCCTAATGCTCTCTATCTGTATATGAATTAAACACATATAGACAGACCAAACCAGACTAGAAAGTTTTCGAATAAAGGGAACTTTGTTGTTAGGTTGTAAAAGCTTGTTccaattttggtttatttagggttgaagatgatgataagCTAAAGACCATTCATAAAccgtttcttttcaagtgtatTAAAAGATGCTTTTCGATTGCTAACCAGTAACCACTGTAGAAAGATAAAGAATGGGGTTTGCAGAGAGGAGAACTATGTATAGCGAGAAAACCAAATGGAAAAGAACTATTTTATTGACAGTTATAATGTGGTAACATACATATTTGAGACCTGAGATACATACTAAACAGAGATACTAAACAGTTAGTGAATCATAATCAACATACTAAACAGCGATAATGAGCAGAAACTACATACTAAACAGCGATAATGAACAGAAACTACATACTAAGCAAAGATACTAAGACTTAATGAACAGAATCAACATACTAAACAGCTATACTTAAAGTTAATGTTGTAATGAGACATGAGAATGTACAAACTAAACAGAGATACTAAAAGTCAATCAACAGAAACTACATACCAAACTTTAATCAACAGAAAACTACAGTCTACATACTAATCAGATACCAAAGTTAAACTAAAACCTAAACAGAGATACTATCAACAGACCCTACAGTCTACATACCAATCAGATACTAAACGTTAACAGAAACTACAGTCTAAACAGAGATGCTAAACCTTAATCAACCAGAAACTACAACCTAGAAACACTAATGAACAGAAACTAAATTGTAGCCAGTCGATTGCTTCAAAGGCATAGTCTTCAACCTTAAGACTCTGTTAAGAGTTCTCTTAAACTGTTGGGCCTTTGTCGGAAAAAACCTCAACTTCAGAGGCTTCTTATCTGCAACAGCAAGAGCGTCCTTAGTTGGTTTCTTCTTGAAACTTGTTCGTCTGACTCTCAACTTCAACAGCTTCAATAGAAACGAGCTTCTTGTCTTGTCCACCGTATTTTTCACCTCTTCTTCAACTTCAGGACGAGGCAAAAACTGATGAGACAACAACTCATAAGCGCTTCCTCTGTCCTCAGGGTCACTAGAGAAGCACGTTTCGATAAAGGCCTTAGCATCGGAAGGCAAACACTCTGGTATATATGGAGCTTCACCACAGATGAGAAGAGTAGCGATATCATCTAGTTCAATGCCTTGCCAAGGAAACACACCCGTGTACATCTCCCGCACCAAACACCCCAACGACCACAAATCAAGAGACTTGTTGGCCACGCCATCACGGACAGACTCAGGCGGCATGTAGATGGGAGTCCCCACCCACGGATAATCAGTTTCCCAGAACAGAGGAACCTCTCCGACCTCCAACGAGTTGCCAAAATCAGAAATCTTGATCTCGTACGATGTTGAATCTTGtctcaaagaagaagaagggaagaCAAGTAAATTGTCTGGTTTGAGGTCACAATGAACATAACCATGTCCGTGAATCGAGACCAAACCTTCAAGAATCATCCGCGTGAAATCTTTAATCAATGGCTCCGGCAACTTTCTGTCGGGGTAACGATCCAAGAAAGCGTTTAAGCTACCTTCAGAGGCGTACTCGAGTTGCAGTCTGTGGACTTTGTTACCGTGATTGCTTAGACCTTGTTGAAGAGAGTCTCCAAGACACGTAATGATCCTGGGACATCCCCTGAGTTTGAGAAGAATCTCTAACTCTCTTCGGAGACTGTCGTAGTCTGCGTCGTAAGAGTTCTTGACGGCGGAGAGAAACGAAGAGCCGTCGTCGGGATTAGTGTAGCGGACTAGGTTAACGTAACCGTAAGCGCCTTCTCCAAGAAACTTGACGTATTCTTCGTTGGACTGCTGCATCTTTTCGATCGGAATTGGTTTTCTAGGGTTTCGAAAAAGAATCGCTCAGAAAAGAAATCGCAAAAGAGcctttttagggttttgaaacTGAATCGCAACGGAGAAAACAAAGCGTAAAGAAAATCGTGGAAGCCAAGGAGAAGAGGTATGAGAGTCTTTTCTAGATTTGGGTTCAGTTGGCTTTTTAGGGTTTCGGAAAAGAATCGCTCAGAAAAAGGAATTGCAAAaaagaaattagggtttcgagGATTGAATCGCAGTGGAGAAGCAAAAAGAAAGTGGAGCGAAGGACAGGAGGTGTGAGAGTCTTTTATAGATTTGGGGTTCAGATTAGTCGGTCCACAGACACGAAAAAAAGGAAATTGGAGTTAGATAATTTCCTTTTCTGactttactaaaaaaaaaaaaatttgaagcccctagagaaaataaaaaatcttaacGAATCTGACGGTTTAAACAATCTGAACGTTAGCGTAAcattaaacaaacaaatttcacagccgttttttttttttgataaagttcATAGCCGTTTTTGTCATCAGAAGAGCCGTTTTTGTCATCAGAAGAAATTAATTTCGTATTTTAGcagttataagaaaaaaaattagtactttaatttttggattagttgtttctttatattttcaaacacTTACTGATATGggatattttcatatttctggttttgttttcgtaaaaatatatttatagttaatctaaaaataaataattatacaattttttataaaatatataaatctatagaATTaggttattgatttttttagtgTAATACACATGAACTATTACTATATTTCAATcatattactaaaaatataaactacttaaatgaaattat from Raphanus sativus cultivar WK10039 chromosome 8, ASM80110v3, whole genome shotgun sequence includes:
- the LOC108820362 gene encoding mitogen-activated protein kinase kinase kinase 20-like, whose product is MQQSNEEYVKFLGEGAYGYVNLVRYTNPDDGSSFLSAVKNSYDADYDSLRRELEILLKLRGCPRIITCLGDSLQQGLSNHGNKVHRLQLEYASEGSLNAFLDRYPDRKLPEPLIKDFTRMILEGLVSIHGHGYVHCDLKPDNLLVFPSSSLRQDSTSYEIKISDFGNSLEVGEVPLFWETDYPWVGTPIYMPPESVRDGVANKSLDLWSLGCLVQEMYTGVFPWQGIELDDIATLLICGEAPYIPECLPSDAKAFIETCFSSDPEDRGSAYELLSHQFLPRPEVEEEVKNTVDKTRSSFLLKLLKLRVRRTSFKKKPTKDALAVADKKPLKLRFFPTKAQQFKRTLNRVLRLKTMPLKQSTGYNLVSVH
- the LOC108820365 gene encoding mitogen-activated protein kinase kinase kinase 20-like produces the protein MQQSNEEYVKFLGEGAYGYVNLVRYTNPDDGSSFLSAVKNSYDADYDSLRRELEILLKLRGCPRIITCLGDSLQQGLSNHGNKVHRLQLEYASEGSLNAFLDRYPDRKLPEPLIKDFTRMILEGLVSIHGHGYVHCDLKPDNLLVFPSSSLRQDSTSYEIKISDFGNSLEVGEVPLFWETDYPWVGTPIYMPPESVRDGVANKSLDLWSLGCLVREMYTGVFPWQGIELDDIATLLICGEAPYIPECLPSDAKAFIETCFSSDPEDRGSAYELLSHQFLPRPEVEEEVKNTVDKTRSSFLLKLLKLRVRRTSFKKKPTKDALAVADKKPLKLRFFPTKAQQFKRTLNRVLRLKTMPLKQSTGYNLVSVH
- the LOC130499098 gene encoding mitogen-activated protein kinase kinase kinase 20-like, which encodes LNAFMDRYADRKLPEPLIKDFTRMILEGLVSIHGHGYVHCDLKPDNLLVFPSSSRQDSSYEIKISDFGNSLEVGEVPLFWETDFPWVGTPIYMPPESVRDGVANKSLDLWSLGCLVREMYTGVIPWEGIELDDIATLLICGEAPWIPECLPSDAKAFIQTCFSSDPEDRGSAYELLFHPFLPRPEVQEEEKKTVDKTRSSFLLKLLKLRIRGRSLKRKKPTKDALAVSDKKPLKLRFFPTKAQQFKRTLNKVLRLKAIPMKKSSDFNLVSVH
- the LOC108820363 gene encoding probable carboxylesterase 4, mitochondrial, whose protein sequence is MAHHMAVRAGEEKLQARIKGTAIVHPAFWGKEPIDELDVQDREARRRVAEVWEKLVSPNSVDGADDPWFNVVGSGSDFSDLGCEKVLVAVAGKDVFVRQGLGYAEKVKRSGWRGDVEVMEEEDEDHCFHLLNPGSENAPRFMNKFVEFVTG